A genomic region of Pelodiscus sinensis isolate JC-2024 chromosome 1, ASM4963464v1, whole genome shotgun sequence contains the following coding sequences:
- the SLC35A5 gene encoding UDP-sugar transporter protein SLC35A5 isoform X2, producing the protein MAVLFSNFIIITTALLFRIVLKRQLSLVQWASLLILFLSIIALTAGTGSNQHSLATHGFHHNMFFSSSNRCLHYMKSEEECWGKDNCTVTEFFPSFKWNFTATTTGALKPLRLGLGHLLIIMQCFISALANIYNEKILKEGDHESIFVQNSKLYIFGVLFNGLMLGLRSENRWQIEYCGFFYGHNVFSVALIFVTAFLGLSVAFILKFRDNMFHVLTAQVTTVIITIVSIIIFDFKPSLDFFLEAPVVLLSIFIYHASKPQDLEYATQQERNKFVGEIWERSSGDGEELERLTKANSDVDTDEDAF; encoded by the exons ATGGCTGtattattttcaaattttatCATTATAACAACAGCTCTCTTATTCAGGATAGTGCTAAA ACGGCAACTCTCCTTGGTGCAGTGGGCTTCTTTACTCATTTTATTCCTGTCCATCATAGCCCTGACTGCAGGAACCGGAAGCAATCAGCACAGCTTGGCCACACATGGATTTCATCACAACATGTTTTTCAGCTCATCTAATCGCTGCCTTCATTAcatgaagtcagaggaagagtgctgggGAAAAGACAATTGTACAGTAACAGAGTTTTTTCCCAGCTTCAAGTGGAATTTCACTGCTACAACTACAGGAGCTTTGAAACCTCTCCGCCTCGGCTTGGGCCATCTGCTCATAATCATGCAGTGTTTCATCTCCGCTTTGGCCAACATCTATAATGAAAAGATTCTGAAGGAAGGGGACCATGAAAGTATCTTTGTGCAGAACAGCAAACTCTACATTTTTGGAGTGCTTTTCAATGGGTTGATGCTGGGTCTGCGCTCTGAGAACCGCTGGCAGATAGAGTACTGTGGCTTCTTTTATGGCCACAACGTGTTCTCTGTTGCACTTATTTTTGTGACTGCCTTCCTAGGGCTGTCTGTGGCCTTCATCCTGAAATTCCGAGATAACATGTTCCATGTCCTGACTGCGCAGGTCACCACTGTAATCATCACCATTGTGTCCATCATCATCTTTGATTTCAAGCCTTCTCTGGACTTCTTCTTGGAAGCACCTGTGGTGCTTCTCTCCATATTTATCTACCATGCCAGCAAACCTCAAGACCTGGAATATGCCACTCAGCAGGAGAGGAACAAATTCGTTGGTGAGATCTGGGAGCGATCCAGTGGG GATGGAGAGGAGCTTGAGAGACTAACCAAAGCAAACAGTGATGTTGATACAGATGAAGATGCCTTCTAG